In Erigeron canadensis isolate Cc75 chromosome 8, C_canadensis_v1, whole genome shotgun sequence, the DNA window tagAATTTGATTtctattgattttttttgtacggataaaacaaaaatcaacctATTTGGTTTAAATATGaacttttgtttaaaattttgcaAAACTACGaaaaccggtgtctaagacaccggtcttAATTTTTTTGGGCAAAACCAGTGTTTATAACACCGGTCctaacatacgtggcaacccaAAGCCGACGCTGGTCTTCAACTTCCTGAAAAAAGAAAGTCACTTAGACGCTGACCTTCATGAATTTGTGTATTTCCTACCAAAGTCAATGTCTTAGACACCAGTCTTAAAACTTTGTTACTTTTTCATAGAGTcagtgtctaagacaccggtttTAGTACTTTTGCACAGAGGGTCGGTGTGTAAGACACCGATTTTACCTTTTCCATCCAACCAAATTGTTACATGTATTGGGTTTAGGTCAAAACTACATTAATGCATTAAACCGGCCTTCGTGTTTAGAAAATTGAAGACAGGTGTCTACGACACCGGCTTTGGGTTGCCACATATTTTACCAGTGTTTATCACCGACTTTgcctaaaaaagttaaaaccgACGTTTAAGACACCGGTTTTCGCGGTTTTACAAATTTTCAACCAAAAGTTCGTATTACTTGTCTTTAAACCTAAATTTCAACCAAAACCGACGTCTTTAACCATTAACATAAAAACATTACTTGTCTAGGCATGCACTATACACATTCTATTTTCATGATATATTACGTGTCACGTAGTTTTTGGAAAAAGAATCATCCCATCGaatttcaattttcttataCATAGTTAAAAGTATTGTAATAAACATAGTCTTTGATTCTATTTTTATTGAAAGATTCTTAAACGAACAATTGTTTGCTCATTAAACAAAAGAATTTGCTACTTAGTGACCTTGGGACATTAGTTTTGTTGTATTTAATGAAGTCGAATTTTTTTTTACGGAtacgaaaaaaaaatattgtcaaAATTATGTCACTTAATCCAATCAAGATATTATAGGGAAAAACATGAGGTCGATGAGGAAAACCAAGAACCGACAAACATGGATATGGGACTCGGATGTTGGTGGGTGATTTCTAACCCGATTACTTCAAACTCCGAGCCGAATATTTTACAATTAGAAGGGCTGAAcagtattatattaaaaaaaagaaagaatttattacctaatttttattttatttaaatgttcGTAAATCTTTTATACTAGATGAAGAACTTATTTCCTTCATTCCTTGTGTCAATATAATTGAAGTTCAAGTAACGAAGTTATTGGACCTTGAATTATCCATAGGCCGGTATATTCATCTAATGTCGATTGATTCACGATATTTAAAAACAGTATAAACTAGTTTTGACCATGCGCGTTGCCGCAGAGTACGTTTTTTATGCAATAAAGTTTTGACAAAGTTATGTTAAATATTCGaacctaaactttaaaaatgacattaaaaatattgcaaataaataataacttgtataaaaacacaaacaatagcTATATTAATGTTTTGCATGTTTCATTAATGTAAGACCTAAAtatgatgaaaattattatatattaaaaacgttatatatatgtatgaaaacataagaaaataatcaaaagtttagtgtcaataaaaatgAGAACGAAAATTTTGATGTGGGATATAAGTTAATGATGAAAACTTATATTAACAAAACAATTAAACATGtaacaatacaataaaaataatgtaaaagaatattaagatgtgtaaaaacataaacaataactatattaatgttttaaatgtaacatgaacGTAAGATATAACGATGAtacaagttattatataatgaaaacgctatatatataaaaagacaaatgaaaataatcaaagaccaaatgtttaaaagtaaaaccgtaactgtgtgaaagttctttgataaaaacatggacctaaaagtttagtgtcacgaaaatgaaagcgaaaactttgatgttgtataaaagttaataaatagaaattttagaggtttaaaacgaaatttggttaaaattatatttcacgtataaagtacttgtacatttacataaatttttattatatatataattgtgatttGTGAGCCTTATATAGTCACGGTTGCAGGAAATTAGTCAAATTACCAATGTCGACTCAACAAGATTATTAACATGATAAAAGACAAGCGAGAGTTGTAGACTCTCGAAAAAATCTATTAATTCACCCTACGAACGTGagaagtgggactcgaacccagatTGATCCCTCAAGTTTAAAGAttttaccaatgggccaccaactcTATTAGCAGCGggagttattatatattacaaaGGATATTAATTTACCCCTCCAGCTAACAATAGTCAATTTTATCCAACCTTATTCGGTATCATCGTAAACTTGACACCCTACCTGGCCAATGGGTGATTTTGATAAAAGGCTCTAAGATCAATCTACTCCAACCGTTAAAGGGTTAATAGGTGCCACTGCGCGATAACAATTAACAACGTGCCACCCACATACAGTGTAAATACCAATTATTTGTTTGGACCGTTTTCAGCCCAACTTGTTGGcttatataacaatttatcaaatcaaatcacaaagtaCGTATCGGAAGATAGATCTatgttgttaattaattaaccaagaaagAAAACACGTACCTTTAATTAAAGATGATAAAGTACGaaactttataataaggtttaaaataaaacatctTTACGATTGCTCACACAACACTAGAATGTACGCGTGCTAGCatttgatcacgaaccgaacaacctttGTTGTCACTCCATAAAGTCGAACCAACAAAACCCGAAACCTTTATTTTTGGAGATTTCGGTCGAAGCCAAGAAGAGGGGAAAAAGAGGAGAGAACAATGAAAAACCTTAAGATTTAATTGTATGTAAAACCTTAGGTTTAGCTTTGTATTTATAGTCAAATGTtaacttgaaaaacaagtttagggttttctaaaacccCTCATTGTAGCCGTCCCCCTCtaggaacattctagagggtttcttaATTGTTCTTTTAATCACAATTATCTCCTCCATTAAGCccgtcagttaagtaccgttaacaaTTAACATTTTAACGGACGACtattagtttttcgtgatctttaattaattaataaattacattaattatattaattaattatagttacattcatgTCGAGACGTGTGACCCCGTATGTTTAAATCATTTCTGgacatacattcattttacgtgatcatatactaacacTACTCTACCTCAAATTCACTATTTCTAATCTTATGCAGAAGGTTTTTTCGAACCAACTCCTTCTACGGTTCTAAGTTCTACCTATACCGCAGTTGAAACACCTAAAGAAGAATTTGGTGTCTTTCTAGTTAGTAATGGAAGCAATCGTCCATACCGTTATAAAATAGGAGCATCTAACTCTGCCCATTCATAAGGACTCGATTCTATCCAAACATCACATGACTGCAAATGTGGTCACCATAAGATTTTGTGTCTCGAGAGATGGATAGATCATACGAGTAGTCCATTAATATTTTTCTTAGAGTAGTCCATTAATTTtatccatataaatataaatttatttgttacaTTTATCGCGTGGGACATGAATTTTCACCTTATTTTGTAACAAAATAATACGAATAGAGGATATCTGTATTATGTAGGCGCAGATatgtaaataaatgaaataaactttTAAGTGAACAGCAAAgctataaataaaagaataaccACTTGATGCAAATTCAACTTGGTAGCATGCTTTTAAGTCATTTTTAGGTATCAATACATAtccaaaaaaataatcaaacatcTTGGTTTTAACTGGTTCAACCTGTTACATTCATGCTCACATGTTATTCTTCTGAATTTCCTTTTACAGACACATAATGATATATCTACATCAAATTTTGTaatatacaacaaatatacatattatactGCATAatgtataactatataaaaCATGCATTGTTGTAGATGCTAAAAACTTTGTTATACATTTATCATTCCCCACCCAAAATAACCAAACATATTATTAGTAGTAGTTGACTAGTTTGGGATGATAAAGTTAGTCAAATCTTAGTGAACCTTCATTGATAGTAATTAATTTTATCTATAAgcccttataaaacaaaccgTGCTTCTTATTTTTGAAAGTTCaacatttttttcaatattttcaaaTTACCTCTAGATAActctaacaaatatatttaaaatgctTAATTTTTGCACCTTATTATTTTTTGCGTCTAATCTTTGACTTATATTTAGAATGATAACCACAGTTAGATTTCTCATCGCCATATCTCAGGAAAGTAATCTAAATAACCTGTATTACCGTCACGACATCTCACACGTTATAAACCGTTGCCGCTGCAACGTGCGGACACCCTTCCAGTTATAATAATACATACGTAGTtgttttatatgataaaatcttGGCAGCCATTAACAAGTCAACCGTCaaaataagttattaaaaacTTGTTGTGATTACAATTAAAGTGACAAAATAATATACTAATGCATGctaattatattaaagttttatttttataacggTTTTGCTAATGTAATGACACCccaattgaaatttttttatatatatttttttaacaacaatggTGATTAGACTCAACGACATTGTCTTTTTATCGTTCGGTAGAGATCGGTCACGTCACTAACATAGTCAATCCAACGGCATAATTGACGGTGAATttgtatatatcattttatcccCATTTACATGTAAGTACTAGTTTGTTTGGATAATACTTCTAGAATACAAGGATACATCACACATTATAACATACCTAAATCTATACATATAGTGACTCTGGCTCATTGATCAAGCTACAAAGTATATATGAGCTAATTATATTAAACtatacaacaaaaatattatttatttacatttattttgtaagaagtatgaaaaaactttttaatatgCTAACACTTAAAAATGCTTAAAAAGTatacacatttaaaagtgtgaaaaaagttgacaaattataaatttttttcacatttttatatgtgaaaataaaaagttcacacttaaaaatgtgaataaatatCAAACATATTCACACTTACaagtgtgaaagtcaaattgtaacaccTAATTTATTCACACATCTattgtgtgaacaaatttggtgTTACGAATTAATCATcatacttttaaatgtgaacaattgatataatttcacacacttgaaagtgtgaactttttttcCCCATGTATAtaaacacttttaaatgtgaatactttttaaacatttttaagtgtgaaaaagataaagaattttttcacacttattaAAATTAGGTGtgaataaatgacatttttgttgtagtgtttatCAGTGAACTCTATTTTTGGGGCcgcaaacaaattaaaagtacAAACGTATATTTGCGACCTGATATGTCGAATCCTCATCTAATATATGACCTTGTAATGATGGATGATAATGCTTCTAATGAACATTTTACATGtgtgataaaaatataaaatagatatttgatgaataaaaacattaaactcCGTATATATCAAGAATTACAACAATATATGAAATAATTCAagcaacaaacaaaaaatataacattaatAATAAGAAAACATGATTGTGGATATAATAATCACCTTACAAAAATGCCATGCAAAACAACACAATTACACCTCCAAACAAACCTATTCCCATATCCATCTTCCTTCCACCTCCATTCTTTGAGGGTGGTGAATCACCATCTGCGGCTTGGGAACTCGGTCCCTTAGCCGCGGGCTTCCCGGCGGGTTTTGAAGCCTCTGGGGCAGGGGCTTCACTCTTAAATGGTGGCAACAGTACTTTATCAATAGAGTAAACTGCAAAAGGGAAGATTTGTCTCAAAGGGTTACTAATTTGAGTGTCAACAACACCACTTGACACATTTACTTGGTTCCCTCTTGCAGTGAAGTTCAAACCATAACTTCCCCTGCTTCCACTGCCCTGTGTTTGAACCGGGTTGCTAACCGTGCTAAAATCGTCTAAAGAATAGTATTTAGGAAGAACATGGATTAATACAAGTTGGACTTTTTGTTGTTCGGATAAACCGTTGATAGTGCCAGCTGGAAGGTTAAGGAAGGCATTGTCTGTTGGTGCTAGAAGGGTCATGCCTTGGTTTGAGTTGTTGAGTTGGTTTGGGAGTTGGTCTAGGACTCGGGTTTCGTTCATGAGGCGAAGAAGAGCCGTATACTGACCACCTTTGGCTAGAATGTCTGTCACATTGATCGGGCCAGCCGGCCCGGCTGGAGCAGGGGCAGTTGTCGATTGACATAGTGTTGATGGGATCAGGAAGAGAAAGTTGGTTAAGGCTAGGAGAATTAGAGGGGAAGCCATTGTGTGTTTGATTGGTGAGTTATGATTGGGAACttttacatatacacatatatagatttagatctatagagtatatatatgtaaaattgtaaatgtagtatatgtatgtatattggGTGTTAGTGGTGGTTAGTAAGAATGTGTTGGAATGAGTTGTCTTTATGAAATGTAACACAACTAATAAGGGGAATATATTGTCTGGCATAGATCATGGATGGTTCAAGATAAGAAGGGTTATTATCAGTCTATTTCTTTATATATCAAGTTGCACCAATTAATTGGTTTTGACTATTAGACACAATTGGAAAAACTAGACATAAGAAGAATACATGAACCATGTGATTTCTTTTACAATCTGCCCCTttctttccttcttcatttTGCCACTTTCTTTCCTTCTTCGTTATGCCATATCTAGTTATCTATATGGATGATGAATAATTGTAATCTTCCATCACTTAAATCATTATAAAAGATGTTATATGATGCATAATGAAATCGATCTTTTTTATGTAAAAGCTAAAGTTATAGTTCAATATGtgtatttaatataatttgtatatgcattaaaagtttaatattaattaagttgGAAAATTGGGATGTGTATAATTATTGTTATGAAGAAATAAAACTCAAGGTTTTCAATGAATGATCAGTTGATTGATGCAAGAAAAGGATATTGCAAAAATAGACCTAAATTGATTATCCACAAGGAACTTTTGACACGGGCTTAGAAAAGATATAGAATAAGAATAACAAAtagtaaaatgaaaataaactcGTTGTTTTATTGGATGAATGGTCTCTTCTAATCAGTCAATTTATGTAAAaagatatacgagtattattctTGCAACGAAACAATAGGTCACAATACATTTGTGGCATGTCGCAACAGGTATTCGGGTTAATAGCCGTTGTCatgttatatgtttgtttttctttcagtCATGTTAGAATCATTGATTTTTGATTTGGATATCGGCTACTTCCTTACTAgcaattttctttaattaattaaatcctAACActgtttaaaataataataataagcaaaTCTCTCCTCTTctcttctcttatataaataaaataagattcttattacaacattattttttaaataatgtttaCTTGTCATTATTAGACTTATTTATATCAActatttcttctttatttttttgatatatgacatcatcttatttaaaatttaaatcattttctaaTTGGTTTTTATACACAATATGTACGTTTTTGTATATGACTAAACAACGTTATAAGAAAAGCTACTCTACCATTAGTTTTATGCAAAATATAATTTACAAATACAATCTCAAACTCTTTTTATGTAGGATAACCCACTAAAATGTTATCCACTGAAATGAGTAATTTGCTAGTAGTGAGCTAAAAAAGGCCTTTCAGAAAGAAAAGTGATAAACTTTATCACcatcttttatttatctatCATAATGTATAAATTTTACTACTAACTCTACAACAATACATGCTGGAGCAAGGGTGTTATTGAGCCGAATCGAGCTCGAGCCAGCTCTGGCTCGAGCTCGATTCAAGCAATATTCGCTCGGCTCGATAGCTCGACGAGCTTTTAGTGTGTAAGCTCGAGCTCAACTCGTTATACCTACAATATGGCTCGAGCTCTGCTCGAAAAGCTTAAAAAAGGCTCAAGTTTGGCTTGTGTCTATAAACATGGCTCGCGCTCGGCTTGAAACTCGGCTTGAAATGCTTGAAAATAAACTTTCAATACAATTTATGTTGTTGAAAGCTCAAAAAgctcgaaaatatatatacaatttatgctatcgaaaatatatatacaaaatatattaaaagctCGAAAAACTTGATAAGTATTCGAGCCGAGCTATATAAAGCTCGAACTCGACTCGATAATCATTTCGAGCTTAAATTTAGGGCTCGGGATCGAGCTCGATAATAGCTCGATTCGATTGAATCGAACTATAACTCGAGTTGCTTGAAAAAAGCTCGACACAATGGGAGCCTTATGCTGGAGTATCACCTCCCTTTGAAAAATGAAGACCTTCGTGTACCCAACCCAATCGAACAAAATGGGAAATAACCAAATCATTTGACTGTACAAAGTTACAAACAAATTCCTTCAAAGTAAAAATATAGTACgagtaaaatttaaaaatcacgTCTCAACCCTGCAACTGCACTGTCCTCTCTCGCATTTATATTTCATTCACTCTATCACACCAACCCGATTCCTTACCAAATTCTTCTACACTTCAAATTAATTATCCAATTTCACTCCCTTTTCTTTTCTCCCCATTCCAAACCCTAACTCCTTTTCTCAACCCGACCCGTTTTCCACCTTGTCGGAGCTCACCGGAATGATTCCACCCGCCACCAATTCATCAACCAATCAGAATGTAAATCTTTATGTACCTTCCcttttatatctatatgtgtgttttatgtatatatatatatattgtgtgtatgtatattgaTATAATTGTTAAGTTTATATAAGTATTGGTTCTGAAAGGTGTAtgctttttttgtattttttcgTTATAATTAGAAGTATAGAATATATTAGTATGCCCTGCTGTATTAGTAAGTGAGTTTTGAGTGTACGTATACGCCGTTCGAAGTTGCAAAATGTGGTGATTGGTGAATAGAATTAACTCGGTAAGTGAAAGTATACGGAATACTAAAAACATGAGTTTTAAGTTCAgatgattaaaataaatgtttacgCGGAATGTGATACTTACCGAACATTCTAACAAATGATGAAGCTGAGATTCTAAAACaacgaaataattaattgttttaacCGAGTTTAGGTTTTGAGAAGATGGATGTAGTTGATATCTGTGTTTTAGTTTCACGGGCGTCCGGATACAATATACAAGTAAAATCGTATTGACCAAATTAGCCTTTTAGTGTAATCATTGTATAAATAGGAGGATTTTCAGTGTGACCATTTTACAAGATTTAGTTTTAATttcaatgataattaaatttttgaaaatcctCATGATTACACGGAGTTGAGATTTATAAAAGTTGAGATAAAAATCATATTGACCAACTTAGCTTTTGGGAAAGTTCCATATGGTTGATATCTATCTTCTAACTTCATGAGTGTTAGGTACAGTATACATGCGCATTTCGTGTAGATTCTTATCTTGTTTTGCAAAGTGTATAAAATGAGGATAGTTTAATGTTTTGTCTTGTTTTgggttttaaattattataatcaTGAAACAAACTTTGCATATATTTGTTTTGGGTTAcaaatacaatttttatttcAGTTGCGTTTTATTTTGGCagtaattattattgttttgacGTATTCAGGCCGACGGGACTTTGGGTGAAAC includes these proteins:
- the LOC122578295 gene encoding fasciclin-like arabinogalactan protein 13, which encodes MASPLILLALTNFLFLIPSTLCQSTTAPAPAGPAGPINVTDILAKGGQYTALLRLMNETRVLDQLPNQLNNSNQGMTLLAPTDNAFLNLPAGTINGLSEQQKVQLVLIHVLPKYYSLDDFSTVSNPVQTQGSGSRGSYGLNFTARGNQVNVSSGVVDTQISNPLRQIFPFAVYSIDKVLLPPFKSEAPAPEASKPAGKPAAKGPSSQAADGDSPPSKNGGGRKMDMGIGLFGGVIVLFCMAFL